The sequence TAAGTGTCGCAATTCTCAACCGTCACTGTACAACCATGGTTAGCGCGCAAGGTAACGTCTGTCATCCAAACCGCCCGCCAGGATGGCTCCCGGATCAAAATTAGTTGGGATTCAAACCTCATTCCCTTGGCGACATTATAAAAGAGGCGGAGATATTTAATCAATTCTTTCATTCCGAAATTTCCTTCTAATTTATGATTATCAATACATATACGAAATATATCTGTCTTTTGTAGAGTTTGACGTATCACGTATCGGCAAAAACATCAATAGGTAAATTCCAATCAAGGTGGAACATTGGTTATTTGTCATTCTTATGACATAATAGGTCATGAGTTTGAATCTCCCGTTATATTTTGgctccaagagcatagctcagtggtatcccatcaactccagtaaggaggaagtcagggatTCGATCCCCACCGTGGTAGAGGTTTGTATTTAATTAGTTGTATAGAGGTGTTTGGCGGGTTTGGATCTAGCAGTGGGGCTAGTCCAGCCAGCTGGCTGGATTTGGGTAGGGGTCTGGATCCGGCTTTAgcctatcaaaaaaacaaaaaaatcaatagGTAATACGTAATATTAAATATTGCAGCATTTCTCTCCAGAACAATCTTGTAAAGTTGGCGTGCACCCTTGCGGACCAACTTTCTTAAATGCAGGGCTCGTGAATTATGGGTGAATGCAATAAAGCTTGTCAGTCAGGTCACAGTTAAGTGAATTATGTGATGCGTAACTTTTAGAACTATATGGGACAGGTAGTTGTACCAAATTTGCCTTCACTTGAACACGAATAATACCCCCAAACACAGTTCATGAAAACATCACTCTCCGGTACGAGGTTGAGTACATTAAACATGGAGAGTGATAAAAGCTAAAAAAAACCATAGCACATTGTCACCATGAATGATCATTTATAATATAGCTTGTGGGTAATCAGTAATCTTAACTGCAACATAATCGACAAACTTCCATGCTTcaaaaacgaagaaaaaaaaaacttccgaTGCGAAAATCACCATTTCTCCTTTTTGTAAGTGAAATAAAGAATAGACTCCAAAACTGAACCCCGCACCTTCTTGATCACCTACATATTTTCTTCAATGGTACTCTGCATAATATTCTTTCCTTTGTGCAGCCGTCAACACCCAACTTATCAAAGTGAGTCCCTCTTGGAATCGTGCCACACACATTATTATAGGATACAATGAAAACCTCAAAGCACTAAAGATTGTGGGATATGTCCAGATAGTCTATTGAAATTAAAGCCAACGAATACTCCGATACTCATACTAGTAGGTATAATCCTGGATAATTTGTTGTTTGGGAacctatacatatatatatataaaggattgGAGTCTGAAATTTTTTGAACAATATGGAAAATTGAATGAAACCTATAAATTCAATCGCCCGTGTTACAAGGGGCAGGAAAAAAAGGACCGAGTCGTTTGTTGCCAGATATATAGCATAGACCAAGATATTTGAGTTTAGAGATACAGGAAGGAATAACTCCTTTCAGGTTATTTTCAGACAAATTCAGAAAAAAAAGATGACTCAATTCACAAATCAAAGAAGGGAATGCTCCTTTTAGATTACATGATCGCAGAGACAAATACTCTAGTTTGAGTTTAGAGTATGCATGGAAATTTTGATCTATAACTACGGTTAACCTATTTGTGCTCAGGTCCAGCCAAGTTAGGTTTAGTTCATTGATCAAAGATATCAACGAAACATTTCCCTCGATTGAGTTTCCATGAACATCAAAAAGAGTGAGGTTTCTAAGCTTTGTTATGCAACTAGGTATGGTTCCTGTTATATTATTACCATGTAAATAAAGTTTTTGTAGAGGAACAATTTGGCAGATTGATTTTTGTATGGACCCTTGAAAATTATTTACAGACAAGTCTAGAATGCGTAAGGATTTTAAATTGGATATTGAGGAATGTATATAACCGGTTATGCTATTATCAGAAAGATCTAGAGACTCCAAATGAGAAAGATTGTAGATTGAAAGAGGTAAAGATCCCTGAATTGAACAACCGCCAGCATAAAGACTGACCAGTAGCGGTGCATTTGATATTGAACTTGGAATGGATCCACTTATGTTTGTTCCTGACATGGAAAGTCTTTGTAGCTTAGGCCATTGATGTTGAAACATCCTAGTTAGATCAGGATGAAGATAATAATTAGAATCCACATTAAACTCCTTAAGTTGAGGAAGGTAAGGAACTGAACCTTTTAGTCCACAACTAGATAAGTCAAGAATTGAAAGTGAAGTTAATTTAGCCATCTCTACTGGAATTTCAGAAGTGAGTTCCCAGTTGGCCATCATTTTGAGAGAGGATAGGCGAGAAAGATTGGTAAACTCATGGGCGGGAAAAACTGTACTAGATATGTTACAATAAGAAAGATCGAGATCCCTGAGATTAGAAAGATACGAAATAGATTCAGCAAAATTCTTTTCTGAAAAGGAAACTTGATATAAATTAATATGACTCAACcttaaaatttttagatttactAACCCTCTCAGCCATGTTAAAGATGATGATTCTAAGCAAGAATATGTATCAAATGAGTATGGCGCAGGACCACAAGATAAATCGAGGTATTGAAGGGACGATAGGTTGGTGAATGCACTGAATGGTGTTGAAACTGACGCAGAAATGTTCAAGTGGGAAAGATCAAGATGCATGAGTTTGGTTAGCTCAGAAAACTGAAAGGGGATTTGCGATTCATGAAAATTGTTAAAGGCAAGATCAAGATATTCCAGATGAGTAATATCAACAAAGGAGGAAGAGAATTTACCATGTAAAGAAGTATTTGGTGTTGGCCCCCTAATATTGAAATCATCTTTGAAATACTCATTGATGTAAGTTTCAAGGACTGTGTTACGGAGGTTTATGGAGATGACATGGGGGGATGAGTCTTTGGAACATTCAATTCCATGCCAGTTACAACAGTTTCGATATTTGTTTCCTTCTAGCCATGAAGATAAACGATTTGCAGGGTCCTCCATTGAGAATTTAAAATCAAGAAGAGCCCTTCTTTCCTGTTCATTGTAGCCATGAGAAGCTAGCGGGCATTGCGTAATACTGATAAATAAAAAGAGCAAGAAGTGAAGTTGAAGACTAAATGAAGTGAGAATTTGAGTTCTCTTAATCAACGAATTCATGTCTAATTCAACAAAACTCGAATGAGACTTTATCGAATATTGAAGAAAGTGTTTGGTTGATAAATGAATATGCAGAATAGCCAAGATATAAACTGGCATTTATAAGTCTGAGATCTCCAACTAGTTCCATAATTACAAATTTGGTTTCGATTTTCATTCACTTCCACTTATCATCTTCTATGGACCCAAACCTTATCTTCTTCCTATCCTATGGTTGTATTTTCTTTGTTCAGGACCCAACTTGTTCAATTATTGGACAATCGACAAAGCTAGTGTGAGAAATTAGAATGATTTGAAAGATCATAgtactctttttttctttgatatgTAGGTCCAGTCATAATGATGCGTCGCAGGGATTTAGGACTTTTAATTTCGTTTTGTTATGTCTGACTGGACCCAACAATTCAAGCGGTACTTGTCTCGATTGTAAATACAGTTCGAGTTTATGTGCTCATCTTTCAACCTGTTCGCGCTACAAACTAGATATATTTATAAATTTCAACCCGGACGCCTTCATTAAATGTACAACCAGAACTGCGTATATTTTCAACGGCAATGCAATACAAGAAtctcaaatatatatatacagaaaGTGATAGTAAAAAAACAAGGGTACATAATTATTAACAATTATCTCCTCATATAACGGGTTATTTTAACCGCAACAGTTTCACATTTGCAGGATGCTTGCTAAAGCGGAAACAAGTGGTGCAATTAAAGGGTTGATAGTTACCAAGGAAGGTTGTACAGTTTCACATTTGCTTTTTACAGACGACACAATATTGTTCTCCGCTGACAAAGAAGAATACGTCCACAATATTAAAGGCTTACTGATGTGTTTTGAGATGTCTACTGGCCTAAGAATTAATATGTCTAAAAGTACAACTATTGGTGTGGGGGATTTTCAGCATAGTCATACCGTGCAATTGTCTTTGGGGTTCAATTTTGAAGAGATTCCTTTCAAGTACTTAGGAATGTCAGCTGGGGCTAACTATAGGTGCAAGAAGATTTGGGATCCGGTGTTGGAATCGATCGACACGAGATTGGCTGGGTGGAAAAGGATTTATCTGTCTTACGGAGGAAGAGTTGTGTTAATTAAGAGTGTCTTGTGTTCTCTGGCTATCTATCTTATGTCTGCATTCTCTATTCCTCCGGTTGTAGCTAAGAAGATAAGGAAAAAATGCGGGTTTTCTTATGGGGGACTAAAGATGGGAAAAACAAGACAGCCTTGGTTGCATGGAAGACTATCTGCAAGGATAGAGAACATGAAGGACTGGGAATTAAGAGCATTAGGGAGATGAATGACTCTCTCCTATGTAAATGGTTATGGCGCATTTCTACCGAAACCAATGCTACGTGGAGGAAAATTCTTGGTGATAAGCATGGGGTGCAAGACAATGAATGGGACGCAAAGCCGGTAAAACAAACATATGGCACCTGTTTGTGGAGGGGTATTACTAATAAATTGTATATATTTTCGCAAGGCATTGCCTATACAGTTGCAAGTGGAACTAGAGTCAAATTCTAGTTGGATGTTTGGAATGGGGATACAACTTTCTATTTGAAATTCCCAGAGCTATATGAAATTTCTAGGAAGAAACAGGGATGGGTAGTTGACTTCTATAAAGACGGTGCCTGGGACATTGGCCCAAAGAGAAGGCTCACCAAttcagaaatacaagaagctactATTCTCTGTCAACAATTAGCTGGTGTTACTCTTAATACAGAACAAGACTCTAGAAGATGAAAATGGGAAAAGATTGGAATATTTACTGTTCTCTCTTGTTATAATGCCATT is a genomic window of Papaver somniferum cultivar HN1 unplaced genomic scaffold, ASM357369v1 unplaced-scaffold_6, whole genome shotgun sequence containing:
- the LOC113343533 gene encoding probably inactive leucine-rich repeat receptor-like protein kinase At5g06940, translated to MPVYILAILHIHLSTKHFLQYSIKSHSSFVELDMNSLIKRTQILTSFSLQLHFLLFLFISITQCPLASHGYNEQERRALLDFKFSMEDPANRLSSWLEGNKYRNCCNWHGIECSKDSSPHVISINLRNTVLETYINEYFKDDFNIRGPTPNTSLHG